A part of Entelurus aequoreus isolate RoL-2023_Sb linkage group LG03, RoL_Eaeq_v1.1, whole genome shotgun sequence genomic DNA contains:
- the LOC133646912 gene encoding rhombotin-1-like isoform X1, whose protein sequence is MPDLRLQNTCVSLVSLQSREKVRGCAGCNGRIRDRFMLQALDRFWHEDCLKCACCDCRLGRVGSSLYTRANLILCRRDYLRLFGVTGNCAACRKLIPAFEMVMRARDNVYHLDCFACQLCRQRFCVGDRFFLKNNMILCQLDYEGGHLNGSAH, encoded by the exons GCGTGTCCCTGGTGTCCCTCCAGTCCAGAGAGAAGGTGCGGGGCTGCGCCGGCTGCAACGGGAGGATCCGGGACCGCTTCATGCTGCAGGCCTTGGACCGCTTCTGGCACGAGGACTGTCTGAAGTGTGCCTGCTGCGACTGCCGCCTGGGCCGGGTGGGCTCCAGCCTCTACACCCGGGCCAACCTCATCCTGTGCCGCCGGGACTACCTCAG GCTGTTTGGAGTGACAGGAAACTGCGCCGCCTGCAGGAAGTTAATCCCGGCCTTCGAGATGGTGATGAGGGCGCGGGACAACGTCTACCATTTAGACTGCTTCGCCTGCCAGCTGTGTCGCCAGAG ATTTTGTGTGGGAGATCGCTTCTTcctgaagaacaacatgatcctgTGCCAGCTGGACTACGAAGGCGGCCATCTTAACGGCAGCGCGCACTGA
- the LOC133646912 gene encoding rhombotin-1-like isoform X2 produces MVLDKEESVSLVSLQSREKVRGCAGCNGRIRDRFMLQALDRFWHEDCLKCACCDCRLGRVGSSLYTRANLILCRRDYLRLFGVTGNCAACRKLIPAFEMVMRARDNVYHLDCFACQLCRQRFCVGDRFFLKNNMILCQLDYEGGHLNGSAH; encoded by the exons GCGTGTCCCTGGTGTCCCTCCAGTCCAGAGAGAAGGTGCGGGGCTGCGCCGGCTGCAACGGGAGGATCCGGGACCGCTTCATGCTGCAGGCCTTGGACCGCTTCTGGCACGAGGACTGTCTGAAGTGTGCCTGCTGCGACTGCCGCCTGGGCCGGGTGGGCTCCAGCCTCTACACCCGGGCCAACCTCATCCTGTGCCGCCGGGACTACCTCAG GCTGTTTGGAGTGACAGGAAACTGCGCCGCCTGCAGGAAGTTAATCCCGGCCTTCGAGATGGTGATGAGGGCGCGGGACAACGTCTACCATTTAGACTGCTTCGCCTGCCAGCTGTGTCGCCAGAG ATTTTGTGTGGGAGATCGCTTCTTcctgaagaacaacatgatcctgTGCCAGCTGGACTACGAAGGCGGCCATCTTAACGGCAGCGCGCACTGA
- the LOC133646912 gene encoding uncharacterized protein LOC133646912 isoform X3, whose translation MEEHAAKDCGRVPGVPPVQREGAGLRRLQREDPGPLHAAGLGPLLARGLSEVCLLRLPPGPGGLQPLHPGQPHPVPPGLPQAVWSDRKLRRLQEVNPGLRDGDEGAGQRLPFRLLRLPAVSPEILCGRSLLPEEQHDPVPAGLRRRPS comes from the exons GCGTGTCCCTGGTGTCCCTCCAGTCCAGAGAGAAGGTGCGGGGCTGCGCCGGCTGCAACGGGAGGATCCGGGACCGCTTCATGCTGCAGGCCTTGGACCGCTTCTGGCACGAGGACTGTCTGAAGTGTGCCTGCTGCGACTGCCGCCTGGGCCGGGTGGGCTCCAGCCTCTACACCCGGGCCAACCTCATCCTGTGCCGCCGGGACTACCTCAG GCTGTTTGGAGTGACAGGAAACTGCGCCGCCTGCAGGAAGTTAATCCCGGCCTTCGAGATGGTGATGAGGGCGCGGGACAACGTCTACCATTTAGACTGCTTCGCCTGCCAGCTGTGTCGCCAGAG ATTTTGTGTGGGAGATCGCTTCTTcctgaagaacaacatgatcctgTGCCAGCTGGACTACGAAGGCGGCCATCTTAA